DNA sequence from the Vicia villosa cultivar HV-30 ecotype Madison, WI linkage group LG3, Vvil1.0, whole genome shotgun sequence genome:
gtttagttatcatttttgcatggatgattgattttttttttcttgaacgctcaaccatgatttttggtatgaatttttaccttgcctagaaagtagggagtattcatatgatggtgtggttgaattcaagttggggagagaaatggttgctacttatgtggttgttgctatgaggttgaaaagaaagaagaaaaaaagaaaaaagtgaaaagaaaagaaaaagaaagaaaaaaggagaaaaggttttgaaaaacaaaaagaaaagagaaatgaataattgtgctaataagtattgtgattggtttgagaaacttgtggttaaggaagaagtttaatcgagattttgttgcttggaactttgtggattgatcactcccttaggtttaggcaagtttttgtttccattagccttaggacatatcccttatttgttaaccaagccacattacaaccttgaaaattccttgtgattcttgcttttatatcttcaatgtgatttttggatgaatgcataatttaatcttttgtttgcaggattgttggatgagtgttaaaagtccttcacctttgtgtgttcttaatccattgatgaatttttgctaggtgtgattcatgagatagcttgtattgtgttagaatgttttgtatgctttctgtgcttaggatttgtttcgcTTACATGttttcgttgtaggatagtggtaagtacttactttgtttatacgtttttatattgaaccatacatttgtttttggttttcaaaacttgttgattcatgattctttggtttattgcttttgattctttgatttatttgacattgtttgaggacaaacaaagtttcaagttaaggagagtttgataagtgccaaaatgtacttattttgtgtatgtaaatagtggcacttatcgatacttttgttaataccgtttgaataatttcccgttttgtgtataaatacgtatactttgtgaatagttgtattttcatatacttttataccatttgatagtttttccttttttttataggtattcatgcttattggagccttgaggaataaagtgtcaaaggcacggcttcgatttcgcaattttggtgaaagcccgcttagccaccgtcaagcggacttccaaagactcaaaataaggatgaccaaaatcatcattttgattTCCATTCAttaattattggatagagcattgaataagctttccaacgcttcgaaccgggcgcaattcggagttacggttctcgagttatggcgaaaacaaaatctgatttttagcagactccgctaagcggagggggtccgctgagcggagctccagcggagcaaatcagcgtctggaagcaattttgagtccgctgagcggagggggtccgctaagcggacctgctaagacagcagctcgttaaaaggggccaaaatcacatttttaggtcatgggttgggtatttttgagtcccaacaccatcaacttcattcttagagtagaattggcttagaaaacaacttcggaggttgcataaggatgaccgggggtggattgagcgtcgaacggagctgacaaaccgggagattttcggttcatttctcttcttctttgtgtatttctctttggttgggtttgtttgtatatttacttgaatcttatgtatatttaccgattataatgttatgtttaacttgctttacaaatctgtgttgatattatcctggatttttgctctatgctggggattttgggtgctttagagataaacttcttgaatccttatctaggatgataatctgttggttctgaactctagagatagatttagagctagcattcactgtggatatctgtacgtaatgctttcgtgtttaagcggcgcgcgagagatcgccgacgcgagaacacggatgttctcgtgactttgcgttagagataaccttagttgtgagatgatctcgtttgtgctccagagatggacgcttatgtgagagatacgtgatgacatagatgagtatcgtaggttgagtataacgggttggtaagtgtatgtttgtgaagagtgaatatatttacattcctgataagttatttctcttctaagaatgtgtttattcttttcctgtctatatctttgtttacctttcgttcattcaaacccaagctcgaaactatataaactattgaatggcatctctccatctctgaggacgataattcccggatcaatatttccaaatcttttttgttgcttgccctatactgcattcaacaacctCTCACATCTGTTGTACGGGAACCATTTAGTTAGTTCCGCGAAAGAATGTTAGCATGATGTTATTCATTTCCTTTAATTATTATGTgttatgaaaaagaaagaaagaaagggtttttagattattattattattattgtgtcTGACGAGACGTTGAATCTTGCTCCTACGTATCCTTTGGTGCAACGAGGAATTGAAGACTACGTAGTTCTTAGTataaaaatactctttttggttttatttttaaaatagttcATGAAGAGACATTAAATCTAGCTTCTACGTATCTCCAAGTGCGCTGGGGAACTCAAGGCTATGCAGTCAGGTAGAAAACTATGTATGTGTTGGTTTATTTTAATGAACGATGCATAGGTCACACTCTAGAAGTCAAATTTTGCTTGTATACTCGCGCATGGGAGGCTTAAGCGTTTGTTTGCATTGCTGTATGGATAAGCTTGGATCGCATTCTAGCAGTTAAACATGGCTTGTATGCGCGCGTGTGGGAGGCTTAAACGTTTGTTTGCATTGCGATAGAATGGATAAACATGTTCTTAGTAAAAAGTTTATGGAGTCGCGCTAAGGCAAAAAATAATAGTTTGATTGTTTGGGTTGCTTTTAGGTAGGAGACGAGCATTCTAACTACAAGCTAAGTACGACTAGCAATCAAAATACTCGGGGAACATAGAGGATAAATACACCAAAACCATTATTTTTTCATCccaatttttttagaaaatttgtgAGGCGAATTTATTCATAATTCTTTAGTGAGAGACACGCATTCTAATCACAAGCTAAGTACGCCGAGCAATAAAAAATACTCGAAAAACAGAGAGGATAAATACGTCCAAACTATTCCTTTTTCATCCCATAAGGACCAAACTAAATTTGTTTAATTAACGTGTTTTGAACGGAAGACAAGTATTTGAACCACAATACAACACGACTATCAATCCAAATACTCGGGAAACATAAACGATAACTATGTCCAAACCATTCCTTTTTCGACCAATTTTATTATGAAAAGATCTTGAAACTTTTTTACTTATGCGGAAAAAGAACTTGGTGTTGACCAAGTATTTGATTGCATTTGCGcggaaaatgatttaatttagtATGAAAAAGAGACTTGATATTGATCAAGTGTTTGGTtttcatttttttgaaaagtCTTTGGATTGACGGTGTAATGATTGATTTTATTCGCGAAGGTGAACAAATGTTTAAGCGTTTGATTTATTCGAAAATGtaaaatttgtttttgaaaaGTCCTTAATGTTGATCAAGCACCTTTGATTTTAGTATTTTTTGAAAGGTTATTTTAATAGTTATTTTATCTTTTTGAATTAGCAATCATGCATCAACTAAaagaaatacaataaaataaactaaaaataataaagtaataaaaaatgaaataataaaagagAGGGGGATGAACTATCAATACAAGAGTGGAACgagagtaaaataaataaatgggctTACGGCCCTTATgctaaaaataaaggaaatttctTTTTACATCTTGTAGGGGTGAAAAAAACCCTGAAAACCTCAAAATGccctttggagatgcatctccaaacgcACCTCATATCAAATTTTAAGgcgtttcagaaatgcatcttcgaaaacatcCTATTTACATTTGAACGTTAAATTAAAACATTCTGGGATATTTTAGGAGATATATTTTCGAAATAATTCAATAAATACCACCTTGTTGCATGAACTATTTCGTTCTCCTCTTTTTACTCCATaaccaaaaccctaaaaaaaaattcatccattctcaatccatttttcgtcttcaaaccaagtttcaattattttatgaagTGAAAGAGAGCATAAAAAGCTGCAATTCCAAGTAAACTTTCATCATTTCATCCCTCATTTCCTTGCATCCGAGCTTTTTTTTGGATCAAAATATTGCGTcgctttggaaatgcatttccgaaactcacctaaattatttcggaagtgcatctctgaaATTGTTTGTTACAGAAGCATAATTcttaacaaattttatatttttgcttGTTTTAGATATGGTGCACCCCAACATGTTTCCCAAAGTTGTTTCGTCCAAGGTGAATGATGATTCTAAGCCGTATGAGGTGAATGATGTTGCTAAAACGATTGTTGTTGAGATAGATGTTGGGAAACAATTTTCAAATGATCAAGTTTTCAATACTCGTCAACATATGCTTGACTGGGCCCAAATGGAAGCTAGCAAACTCGGGTTTGGCGTTGTGATTGGAAGGTCCGACAATGACACTAGTAGAAAGCAAGCATTTGTAATGATGATGTGCGAAAGAGGTAGAAAATATGTTTCAAAAGTTTGGAAGAAGTTAAAACATGATGACAACAGATCGAGGAAATGTTAGTGTCTATTTAAATTGCACATATCATGTAGGATGGATGATACGCGGCGGTTTAGTGTCATTTGTGGTTAGCATAATCATGCGTTGGACACCAAGTTACAATCAATTTGTAGGTCGACTTAAGGCACTTAAGGCGGAGGAGAAAGAAAATTTTTCAGAAATATCGATAATCAAAGTTGCACCGAGAAATATACTTGCAAATTTGAAACGGAAAAGACCACAAAATGTGTCAAATATCAAGCAGGTACACAATAAACGTTTTAAATAGAATATTGCTAACCGAGGTCCGAGATCCAAAATgcaacatatttttaaacttttggGTGATAACCTCTATGTTTCAAGGTACAGAGTGTGTGATGATAAAGTCAGTGTTCGtgacattttttggactcatacagaaagtatcaagttgttcaacacatttccaaccgttcttataATTGATTCAACGTACAAGATCAAtaagtataggcttccgcttctagaaatTGTTGGTGTCACTTCTACGGAGAAGACATTTTTGGTTAGATTTGCATTTCTCGAAAGTGAGAAAGAAGACAACGTTACATGGGCGTTAGACATATGCAAGAGTTTGTTGAAGGATCCACAAAATATGCCTAGTGTCATTGTAACCGACCGAGATAACACCCTTATGAATGCAGTTGGTAGTATGTTTCCTACATCCTATgcattactttgtcggtatcatataacaaaaaatgtgtGAGCCAAGTTCAAACCTACGGCCGCTTCATTTGTATTGGGTATCTTAGATCGCTCTATTTTATTCATGTTTATTTGAAATCGAAGTGTCCTATTCCGGCTAGGTCAGTGGAGTGGACGTCACATTCTGCAAAAGAGGCGGAAACTTGGTCGAATAACTTTTTGGAAAGGTTGGAAGAATTCAAGAAGTTGACAAAGattgaaagagaatcaaataGGGAGAAGTCGAAGAAAGAATCTATTTTAGATTTAAGCGGTGACAATTCATTCGATATATTTTATAATGTAATCGaaccattttttgtatgtatacATTTATGATATATCTATTCAACATTTTACCGCTGCTTACTTTTAccgatttaattgtttttatgttttcatgGTGCTGATTTTGCCTAAATAATTTCTGTTTTTGGTTATGTATAATTCATAAAGGGTTActactactttaccccctgccatataagcgaggttcggtttacccccctctaaaaaaaaaacttattggacaaaccttgcaaaataaagattccatcaaatttgaccctaatcagttttttggccaagattcttagaatcttgcctacgtggcatttttggtagtgctgactgtacagcacattgcttatgtggcacagtcagcattgccacgtggaatttattttttttaattttttttttttgaaaaatttttttattaatttttttttaataaaaatttaatatttttttattaattttgttgatttttttaattttttttaaaaaaaaaaaattaatatttttttaaaaaaaaaaatttaatattttttttacatatttattatatataaattataaaaaaattgaaaaagaattataaaaaattggaaaaattaaaaaaaaattacgtttttattaattttttttccaaaattgttttactgcttttttttattatttttaaaatttatttttattatatataaattcgcaggtattttcaaatccgtaggtaaatccacaggtattgtcaaattcgcaggtaaatccgcatgtatttttaaaggtaaatccgcaggtaattttaaattcgtagttaaatccgcaggtattgtcaaatccacaggtatttttaaatccgtaggtaaatccgcaggtattgtcaaattcgtaggtaaatccgcaggtattgtcaaattcgcaggtaaattcgcaggtattgtcaaattcgtaggtaaatccgcaggtaaattcgcaggtaaatccccaggtattgtcaaattcgtaggtaaatccgcaggtattgtcaaatccgttggtgaatccgcaggtatttttaaatccgtacgtaaatccgcaggtactgtcaaatattttttaaaaacgtaaaaaaatattaaattttaaaaaaataaaatttttaattttttttaaaaaaaatattaattttaaaaaaaaaattaattttttttaaaaaatattaattttaaaaaaaaaattcaaaaaaaaattaaaaaaaataataaattccacgtggcagtgctgactgtgccacatttcttatgtgttgtacagtcaacactaccaaaaatgccacgtaggcaagattctaagaatcttggccaaaaaaactgatcagggtcaatattgatggaatctttattttgcaaggtttgtccaataagtttttttttttagaggggggtaaaccgaatctcgcttatatggcaggggggtaaagtagtattaactcATTCATAAATGCATatcgaaaatgattttttttttgaaaaacacatCGGGGAAtgtttcgaatatgcatattcaaaaacaccctttttttgttaaaaaataatgAGTGAATTCGGAAGTGTATCTCCGAAACATGCCATTACACAAGATAAGAAATCTTGGGACCAAATTGCTCCAAATCTTCTATAAATAGGATATATAACAAATTCTTCAACATCACATAACGCAAATCAGAGATGACCCAACATATCATCACCTTGCTTTTGTTTACTTCAATGGTGCAAAACCACCACTTCAATTTAGGTTCTCCGAGGACATGTCGCTCGCCAAGCTGATTACCATACTCAACTCTCTCCTGCAATATCCAGAAAATCGAAAGATAGTCAAGCTTGAATATCGTTCACCATCACTTGACACAGAAGGAAAGGTGCAGTTCACCCAGTTTGCACTGAAGACGGGTGACGGTTTAAAGGTTATGTTGAGTACTTTTCATCGATACTCCACTAAGGGTACGGTTAAAGTTAATGCGAAGATTCAAATATCTGGAGAAGATGTCATTAAAATGTTGCAACGTCATTAGCAGGagcggagccaaggcccagctagcccgggcaggcgcccgggctcaacccctattttctttgtactccctccgatttaatagttaatttttagacaaaattagggacaaaattaagggcaaaattagtaaaaatagggtgtgaaaattaaaacagattaataatcaatggtgtaaagtttttcCCCAGGCTGcataaaattcctggctccgccactggtcCTTAGCCACCCGTTTATAACAATATGTAATGTTAAATTTCACTTTCAATATGATGTAATTTGGACCATCTATGTTAAATTTATGTTAAGCTTCTATGGTTTTTAGGTATTGGTTATGGAAATAATTATTTCGGACATGTATTCCCGAAATCCACCAACGGGTTAATTCGAAAATATATCTCCAAAAACACCCCTAAAAAAATGAAAtgtggtgcgttcggagatgcatctataAATTTtgagaataaaaagaaaattttgccAGAAGCCCTTAGAAGGTTAAGGAGTTTAAAAAGAAATCCCCAAAATAAATACAAAAgaattagtaaataaataaaaataaaaaataaactaaaaaaaaatagtgCAAGAAAAAACTGGGGGTGTAAAAAGATTGTACCCACGACGGACCCATATGAAAGCCCAAGAGGGCGGACAAAACTAAAAAAGAGGGTGGAAAGCTCAAAGCCACGTGGCGTAATCTACAACATCCATTCGGTCTGAGTGGCTGAGATCAGACCTGGAGAATagtccttcttcttcatcttgATGCTGAACCGTAAAAAGAATGTACTAACAAATATCCATAGAAAAAAATCCAAGATTCTCAAAACACTACGGATTTGAACAAACTAATATACCATTTCGATCAGAAAAATGTGACTAACAATAATTTAAGCTCAAAATCATCGACCAAGCAACAAATGATTCAC
Encoded proteins:
- the LOC131658266 gene encoding uncharacterized protein LOC131658266, giving the protein MVHPNMFPKVVSSKVNDDSKPYEVNDVAKTIVVEIDVGKQFSNDQVFNTRQHMLDWAQMEASKLGFGVVIGRSDNDTSRKQAFVMMMCERGWMIRGGLVSFVVSIIMRWTPSYNQFVGRLKALKAEEKENFSEISIIKVAPRNILANLKRKRPQNVSNIKQINKYRLPLLEIVGVTSTEKTFLVRFAFLESEKEDNVTWALDICKSLLKDPQNMPSVIVTDRDNTLMNAVGSMFPTSYALLCRYHITKNV